In Paenarthrobacter sp. GOM3, a single window of DNA contains:
- a CDS encoding ABC transporter permease: MANTATLPPAPATAPGDERIGRRSPLQKFLARPEVGALVGAVVLFIFFASVSQTFTQPNALATVLYGSSTIGIMAVGVSLLMIGGEFDLSTGVAVISSALTASLFSWNFSLNAWVGVGLALVVSLGIGFINGWILVKTKLPSFIVTLATFLMLTGLNLALTRLIGGSVSSPSISKLDGFESARAVFASSVSIGGVEVKITVFFWIVLVAVASWILLRTRIGNWIFAVGGDANAARAVGVPVTKTKIGLFMAVGFCGWILGMHNLFAFDAVQSGEGVGNEFLYIIAAVIGGCLLTGGYGSAVGGAIGAFIFGMANKGIVYAQWNPDWFKFFLGLMLLLATIVNLIVKRRAELK; encoded by the coding sequence ATGGCAAACACAGCAACCCTGCCGCCGGCGCCGGCTACGGCCCCCGGCGATGAACGGATCGGGCGGCGCAGCCCCCTCCAGAAGTTCCTCGCAAGGCCCGAAGTTGGAGCATTGGTGGGCGCGGTGGTCCTCTTCATCTTCTTCGCGTCCGTTTCGCAGACGTTCACCCAACCCAACGCACTTGCTACCGTGCTCTACGGCTCATCGACCATCGGAATCATGGCGGTAGGTGTGTCCCTGCTGATGATCGGTGGCGAGTTCGACCTCTCCACCGGTGTTGCCGTGATCTCCTCCGCACTCACCGCGTCGCTGTTCAGCTGGAACTTCTCCCTGAACGCCTGGGTCGGCGTAGGGTTGGCCCTGGTGGTCTCCCTGGGCATCGGTTTCATCAACGGCTGGATCCTCGTCAAAACCAAACTGCCCAGCTTCATCGTCACCCTGGCCACGTTCCTGATGCTCACCGGCCTCAACCTGGCACTCACCCGCCTCATCGGCGGCAGCGTATCCTCGCCGTCGATCTCCAAGCTGGACGGCTTTGAATCAGCTCGTGCGGTCTTCGCGTCCTCCGTCAGCATCGGCGGGGTGGAGGTCAAGATCACGGTCTTCTTCTGGATCGTCCTGGTGGCCGTGGCCTCGTGGATCCTGCTGCGCACCCGGATCGGGAACTGGATCTTCGCAGTAGGCGGCGACGCGAACGCCGCCCGCGCCGTGGGTGTTCCGGTAACAAAGACCAAGATCGGCCTCTTCATGGCCGTGGGTTTCTGCGGCTGGATTCTGGGTATGCACAACCTGTTCGCCTTCGACGCCGTGCAGTCCGGCGAGGGAGTGGGCAACGAATTCCTCTACATCATCGCCGCCGTCATCGGTGGCTGCCTCCTGACCGGCGGCTACGGCTCCGCAGTGGGTGGTGCTATCGGCGCCTTTATCTTTGGCATGGCCAACAAGGGCATCGTGTACGCACAATGGAATCCGGACTGGTTCAAGTTCTTCCTGGGCTTGATGCTGCTGCTGGCCACCATCGTCAACCTCATCGTCAAGCGCCGGGCAGAGCTCAAGTAA
- a CDS encoding ATP-binding cassette domain-containing protein: MNAQQIDQQTLLKGEKDPLTHTPVHLLSLDGVGKHYGNIIALRDVTMAVDNGRVTCVLGDNGAGKSTLIKIIAGLHQHDEGTLHVMGDARKFNSPRDALDAGIATVYQDLAVVPLMPIWRNFFLGSELTKGFGPFKSMDVQKMKEITLSELAQMGIDLRDVEQPIGQLSGGERQCVAIARAVYFGAKVLILDEPTAALGVKQSGVVLRYILQARDRGLGVIFITHNPHHAFPVGDRFLLLKRGKSIGYYDKKDITLDELTAQMAGGAELAELAHELEQLGGHSDALEEVKAEVAGVEESVPENATKRH; the protein is encoded by the coding sequence ATGAACGCACAACAGATCGACCAGCAAACCCTGCTGAAAGGCGAGAAGGATCCTTTGACACACACACCGGTCCACCTGCTGTCCCTCGATGGAGTGGGCAAGCACTACGGCAACATCATCGCTCTGCGGGATGTCACCATGGCCGTGGACAACGGCCGTGTCACCTGTGTCCTGGGCGACAACGGTGCAGGCAAGTCGACCCTGATCAAGATCATCGCCGGCCTGCACCAGCATGACGAAGGCACCCTGCACGTGATGGGCGATGCCAGGAAGTTCAACTCCCCAAGGGACGCGCTCGACGCCGGTATTGCCACGGTGTACCAGGACCTGGCTGTTGTTCCGCTGATGCCCATCTGGCGCAACTTCTTCCTCGGCTCTGAATTGACCAAGGGATTTGGGCCGTTCAAGAGCATGGATGTCCAGAAAATGAAGGAGATCACGCTCAGCGAACTGGCCCAGATGGGCATCGATCTCCGCGATGTGGAGCAGCCCATCGGTCAGCTGTCCGGCGGTGAGCGCCAGTGCGTGGCGATCGCCCGGGCCGTGTACTTCGGTGCGAAGGTGCTGATCCTGGACGAGCCCACTGCGGCGCTTGGCGTGAAGCAGTCCGGCGTGGTGCTCCGCTACATCCTGCAGGCCCGCGACCGCGGCCTTGGCGTCATCTTCATCACGCACAACCCGCACCACGCTTTCCCAGTGGGCGACCGGTTCCTGCTGCTCAAGCGTGGCAAGTCAATCGGCTACTACGACAAGAAGGACATCACCCTGGATGAGCTGACGGCCCAGATGGCCGGAGGTGCAGAACTGGCGGAGCTCGCCCACGAGCTTGAGCAGCTCGGTGGCCACTCGGATGCCCTTGAGGAAGTCAAAGCCGAAGTGGCCGGTGTGGAGGAATCAGTTCCGGAAAACGCCACCAAGCGGCACTGA
- a CDS encoding LacI family DNA-binding transcriptional regulator: MNNNRRPTLYDVATQAGVSPSLVSLFLKDPERISEKRRNAVRDAITELGYRPSRAATTLASSSTKSIGLVIDDYRNPWFVDLLRGMESVLSNLGYQVMLADSRPGENRIKEATDGLLAMHVDALVIAAEPSEAMLAKTWVPTVVAGWRKGVPLGADLITNDDDGGGSMAANHLLGLGHVRIGHVSGADGASAHRRAGYRRAVEAAGVEPVISESTGTSEEDGYETASRLLERHPDTTAIFAANDSMALGAFAAIKARGLSVPADVSVIGYDNSPLAKSRFLDLTSIDNRSDLVGTDSAHRLLARIADPALKPERKLIEPTLALRGTTAPLR, from the coding sequence TTGAACAACAACCGACGCCCCACGCTCTACGACGTCGCCACCCAAGCCGGCGTCTCGCCGTCGTTGGTGTCACTGTTCCTCAAAGACCCCGAAAGAATCAGCGAAAAGCGCCGTAACGCCGTCCGGGACGCCATCACGGAACTGGGCTACCGGCCGAGCCGTGCCGCCACCACCCTGGCGAGCAGCAGCACGAAAAGCATCGGCCTGGTCATCGATGACTACCGGAACCCCTGGTTCGTTGACCTGCTCCGCGGAATGGAATCCGTCCTTTCAAACCTCGGGTACCAGGTGATGCTTGCGGACTCCCGGCCAGGCGAAAACCGGATCAAGGAAGCCACAGACGGCCTGCTCGCCATGCACGTCGATGCGCTGGTGATAGCCGCCGAACCGAGCGAGGCCATGCTCGCCAAGACCTGGGTGCCCACCGTGGTGGCCGGCTGGCGCAAAGGCGTGCCCTTGGGCGCGGACCTCATCACCAACGATGACGACGGCGGCGGAAGCATGGCGGCCAACCACCTGTTGGGTTTGGGCCATGTCCGCATCGGCCACGTCTCAGGGGCCGACGGCGCCTCCGCACACCGGCGCGCCGGTTACCGTCGCGCCGTGGAAGCTGCCGGCGTCGAGCCCGTCATCAGCGAGTCCACCGGAACATCGGAGGAAGACGGCTACGAGACAGCAAGCCGGCTCCTGGAGCGCCATCCGGACACCACTGCGATCTTCGCAGCGAACGACTCCATGGCCCTCGGCGCTTTCGCAGCCATTAAAGCACGCGGCCTGTCAGTGCCTGCCGACGTGTCGGTGATCGGCTACGACAACTCCCCCTTGGCCAAGTCGCGATTCCTGGACCTGACCTCCATCGACAACCGCAGCGACCTCGTTGGGACGGATTCCGCCCACCGGCTCCTGGCCCGCATAGCGGATCCGGCGCTCAAACCGGAACGCAAGCTCATTGAGCCAACCTTGGCCCTGCGCGGCACCACGGCGCCGCTTCGCTAG
- a CDS encoding Gfo/Idh/MocA family protein, with protein sequence MAESLGVAVIGAGMAGKAHAAAYRTASALYSPVLPQIRLVSIGDVNAEFGSLAARRFGYERNDTSWQAIAEADDIDVVSVVIANSLHREVVEGLLAAGKHVLCEKPLSDTLDDARAMAEAARTAEARGNLARIGFTFRRTPGIAYIRDLIRNGVLGNVLHFSGRYWTDYGFSPQAPMSWRYKGGPGSGALADVGSHLTYISEFLCGNITSISGGRLSTAIDKRPLPLSAVMGHDHAAVSDTFEAVENDDYAAFNAEFTSGAGSFEVSRVAAGHANSLQFEVFCENGGAKFDQRRPNEIQLFLNDGSGLQGGYRQVILGPGHPYIAGGLAMDAPEVGFGQNDAFGYQARAFLEEVAGLAEVDSLPRCATFDEGVRNMELLGAVTESALNNGKKITL encoded by the coding sequence ATGGCTGAAAGCCTCGGCGTAGCCGTCATCGGAGCAGGCATGGCAGGCAAGGCCCACGCCGCCGCTTACCGCACGGCATCTGCCCTTTATAGCCCCGTGCTTCCCCAGATCCGCCTCGTCTCCATTGGCGACGTCAATGCTGAGTTCGGCTCCCTGGCTGCACGCCGATTCGGCTACGAACGCAACGACACTTCATGGCAGGCCATTGCCGAAGCCGATGACATCGACGTCGTCAGCGTGGTGATCGCCAACTCCCTGCACCGCGAGGTGGTCGAAGGCCTGCTCGCCGCCGGCAAGCACGTCCTCTGCGAGAAGCCGCTCAGTGACACCCTCGACGACGCCCGTGCCATGGCGGAAGCCGCACGCACCGCCGAGGCCCGCGGAAACCTGGCACGCATCGGATTCACGTTCCGCCGAACCCCAGGCATCGCCTACATTCGGGACCTGATCCGGAACGGCGTGCTGGGAAACGTCCTGCACTTCAGCGGCCGGTACTGGACCGACTACGGGTTCAGCCCCCAGGCTCCCATGAGCTGGCGCTACAAAGGCGGCCCGGGCTCAGGTGCGCTGGCCGACGTCGGAAGCCACCTGACCTATATCTCCGAATTCCTGTGCGGCAACATCACCTCCATCAGCGGTGGCAGGCTGTCCACCGCGATCGACAAGCGTCCGCTCCCGCTCAGCGCAGTCATGGGTCACGACCATGCGGCCGTGAGCGACACCTTCGAGGCCGTGGAGAACGACGATTACGCGGCCTTCAACGCAGAGTTCACCAGCGGTGCCGGCAGCTTCGAAGTCTCCCGGGTGGCCGCCGGCCACGCCAACAGCCTCCAATTCGAGGTCTTCTGCGAGAACGGTGGAGCAAAGTTCGACCAGCGCCGTCCCAACGAAATCCAGCTCTTCCTCAACGACGGGTCCGGCCTGCAGGGCGGCTACCGCCAAGTCATCCTGGGGCCGGGGCACCCCTACATTGCCGGCGGCCTGGCCATGGACGCCCCGGAAGTCGGCTTCGGCCAGAACGATGCCTTCGGCTACCAGGCACGGGCCTTCCTGGAAGAGGTCGCGGGCTTGGCCGAAGTGGACTCCCTGCCCCGTTGCGCAACGTTCGACGAAGGTGTCCGAAACATGGAACTCCTCGGCGCGGTCACTGAGTCCGCCCTGAACAACGGAAAGAAAATCACGCTATGA
- a CDS encoding sugar phosphate isomerase/epimerase family protein has product MKLGVYNAILHDRPLPEALKVIADLGLTGIEINTGGFLPAVHVPTFDQILESDAARDDYLGIFEGTGVSIAGLNCNGNPLHPKREIGEKHAEDIRRSIRLAHRLGQDRVVTMSGLPGGEPGATTVNWVVNAWNSAALDVLDYQWGVAAAFWKETDRLAADHGVKVALELHPQNIVFNTADVYKLVELTGATHVGVELDASHLFWQQMDPVAVVRELGPLVFQAAAKDVRVNKDNAALYGVLDNSFRRLSESENRTNLGGDEWANEWPKNSAWDFVALGRGHDTAFWTEFLRVLHDVDPNMLVNIEHEDVSLGRIEGLEVAAQVLRDADAALAASLNVPA; this is encoded by the coding sequence ATGAAACTCGGGGTCTACAACGCGATCCTCCACGACCGTCCGCTTCCTGAAGCGCTCAAAGTCATCGCCGACCTCGGCCTGACAGGCATCGAGATCAACACCGGCGGGTTCCTTCCCGCCGTGCATGTCCCCACGTTCGACCAGATCCTGGAAAGCGACGCCGCCCGCGACGACTACCTCGGGATCTTTGAGGGCACAGGCGTGTCCATCGCGGGCCTGAATTGCAACGGCAACCCCCTGCATCCCAAGCGGGAAATCGGTGAGAAGCACGCCGAGGACATCCGTCGGTCCATCCGGCTGGCGCACCGCCTCGGCCAGGACCGCGTGGTGACCATGTCCGGCCTGCCCGGTGGCGAACCCGGTGCCACCACGGTCAACTGGGTGGTCAACGCCTGGAACTCCGCCGCGCTGGATGTGCTGGATTACCAATGGGGAGTGGCTGCCGCCTTCTGGAAGGAAACCGACCGGCTCGCCGCAGACCATGGCGTGAAGGTGGCGTTGGAGCTGCACCCGCAGAACATCGTTTTCAATACCGCGGACGTCTACAAGCTGGTCGAACTCACCGGCGCCACCCACGTTGGCGTCGAACTGGACGCATCCCACTTGTTCTGGCAGCAGATGGATCCCGTGGCGGTGGTCCGGGAACTTGGGCCACTGGTCTTCCAGGCGGCAGCCAAGGACGTCCGCGTGAACAAGGACAACGCTGCGCTCTACGGTGTGCTGGACAATAGTTTCCGGCGGCTCTCGGAATCGGAAAACCGGACCAACCTCGGTGGCGACGAATGGGCCAACGAATGGCCCAAGAACTCCGCCTGGGACTTCGTGGCCCTGGGCCGTGGTCATGACACCGCGTTCTGGACCGAGTTCCTCCGGGTCCTGCACGACGTCGATCCGAACATGCTGGTCAATATCGAGCACGAGGACGTTTCGCTGGGCCGGATCGAGGGGCTGGAGGTTGCGGCGCAGGTCCTTCGCGACGCCGACGCAGCCCTTGCGGCATCGTTGAACGTCCCCGCCTAA
- a CDS encoding Gfo/Idh/MocA family protein, producing MKNVTLGLVGVGRIGVMHAKNISALNESLNPDGIHVSLKLTDVAEDHARTVADSVGAEFLGSVEELINSGVDGLVIATGTATHPGLIRAGVDAGIPVFCEKPVAVNVAESLPVLDYISEKSGTVQIGHQRRFDAGYLEAKRAYEAGELGWIHSLRAVTCDMTPPPVEFLATSGGLFRDCSVHDFDILRWLTGREIVEVYAKGSNNGDPAIGEVGDVDTALALVTFDDGTVGTVSASRYNGAGHDVRLELQGSEQSVLVGMDQQMALRSAEPAVTFPSGTAHTTFAERFDQAYRAEMAAFVEVVLGKRTNPCTPEDAVAASKVADAAQLSLETGVPVRVPA from the coding sequence ATGAAGAACGTGACCCTCGGGCTCGTAGGCGTAGGCCGGATTGGCGTGATGCATGCCAAGAACATCAGCGCCCTCAACGAGTCCCTCAACCCCGACGGCATTCACGTAAGCCTGAAATTGACGGATGTGGCAGAAGACCACGCCCGCACAGTGGCAGACAGCGTGGGCGCCGAATTCCTTGGATCCGTGGAGGAGCTCATCAATTCCGGCGTGGACGGCTTGGTCATTGCGACAGGCACAGCGACCCACCCCGGACTCATCCGCGCAGGTGTGGACGCAGGCATCCCGGTCTTCTGCGAAAAGCCCGTGGCAGTAAATGTTGCGGAGTCACTACCGGTCCTCGACTACATCAGCGAGAAATCGGGCACCGTCCAAATCGGTCACCAGCGCCGATTCGATGCCGGGTACTTGGAGGCCAAACGGGCCTACGAGGCCGGGGAACTCGGTTGGATCCACTCACTTCGGGCTGTCACCTGCGACATGACCCCGCCGCCGGTTGAGTTCCTTGCAACGTCGGGCGGTTTGTTCCGCGACTGTTCAGTCCACGACTTCGACATCCTCCGATGGCTCACCGGCAGGGAAATCGTGGAAGTCTACGCCAAGGGCTCCAACAACGGTGATCCGGCCATCGGTGAGGTGGGCGACGTCGACACCGCACTGGCTCTGGTGACGTTCGACGACGGCACGGTGGGTACGGTATCGGCGAGCCGCTACAACGGAGCCGGGCATGACGTCCGCTTGGAACTTCAAGGTTCCGAGCAATCAGTGCTGGTGGGGATGGACCAGCAGATGGCATTGAGGTCGGCCGAGCCCGCAGTTACGTTCCCGTCCGGCACTGCGCACACCACCTTCGCCGAGCGGTTTGACCAGGCATACCGGGCCGAGATGGCGGCCTTCGTAGAGGTTGTGCTGGGCAAGCGTACGAATCCTTGCACTCCCGAAGACGCCGTGGCGGCGTCAAAGGTGGCCGACGCAGCACAACTGTCCCTGGAGACCGGCGTCCCCGTCAGGGTCCCGGCCTAG
- a CDS encoding DUF7402 domain-containing protein, whose product MQIVAHTDDDLIFISPDFMRDIQAKRCVQTVYTTAGEAGEGPAYWNSLEDGIRATYAMMAGVANAWTTSDAGVPGRQINVYTLRDAPTISVAYLRLPDGFPNGKGSSRYGGQSILKLWDGRLSSIRPVDNSAAYTKEQFQTTLNTMVNNFRPTTFRTQDWTGNYNDPYDHSDHWATAKFAQLATRSYTGPHTSSAYDAYVIDEYVQNVTGAELTAKVNAFVRFADFDKYLCDSPCPAPPYSDWLKRQYITAIEWTGNAAKSPGTTVSASSQKASAQSPEKARDGYAWGSPMDATREWVTNGGKAGSWIQYNFSPARTINAVTLFDRPVASDQVTGGNLQFSDGSTVPVPALPNNGSGLTVNFPARTVSSLRFNITAVSGSTTNVGLAEFEAYITADTVAPIVTATPEGGTYNVGQKVTLSTNEPGTIYYTTDGSTPTTSTPTKVSYPNTASITIDGPKTLKYFAVDTANNASAVATQTYSTGPDTTKPVVTANPAGGAYAAGTSITLTSNEPNSVIKYTKDGTDPLSAGIVYTSAITFDGPDPMVLKYYATDPAGNASDVASQTYTVPPDTTPPTVTANPTGRALPSGATIALSANEAGASIYYTTDGSTPTATESATNIKYASPIVMGNSALVLKYIGVDTAGNTSAVGTQTYSVPAAGPPSAHDFDGDGKADVLASDATGNLYLYPGDGAGGFQARKVAVPASDWSTGTDAITPGDFNRDGKADVVARAGDVLWLYPGDGAGGFGARSQISTGWSAMTQLFSPGDFSGDGIPDIMARRSTGDLRLYAGNGSGGLRTPTTVGTGWNVMNAIFSTGDFNGDGKADVLARRADTGALWLYPGDGASDWLPWTQISAGWDNRTSMAGPRDLDGDAKNDVLGRIGDTLWLYPGSGSGTFRNVPPTSLGTGWQAMKIIA is encoded by the coding sequence ATGCAGATCGTGGCCCACACCGACGACGACCTGATCTTCATCAGCCCGGACTTCATGCGCGATATCCAGGCCAAGCGGTGCGTCCAAACCGTGTACACCACCGCCGGGGAAGCCGGCGAGGGGCCGGCCTATTGGAACAGCCTGGAGGACGGGATCCGGGCAACGTACGCAATGATGGCCGGGGTGGCGAACGCATGGACAACCTCCGACGCCGGTGTTCCCGGCCGCCAGATCAACGTCTATACCCTCAGGGATGCTCCCACCATTTCGGTGGCGTACCTACGGCTCCCTGACGGTTTTCCCAACGGTAAAGGCAGCTCCCGGTATGGGGGCCAGAGCATCCTGAAGCTGTGGGACGGCAGGTTGTCGTCAATCCGTCCCGTGGATAACTCGGCCGCTTACACCAAGGAGCAGTTTCAAACCACGTTGAACACCATGGTCAACAACTTCCGGCCCACCACTTTCCGTACCCAGGACTGGACCGGAAACTATAACGACCCCTACGACCACAGCGACCACTGGGCCACCGCGAAGTTCGCCCAGCTGGCAACCCGGTCGTACACAGGGCCCCATACGTCCTCCGCATACGACGCTTATGTCATCGACGAGTACGTGCAGAACGTGACTGGTGCCGAGCTCACGGCGAAGGTGAACGCATTTGTCCGTTTCGCCGACTTCGACAAGTACCTCTGCGATTCACCGTGTCCGGCACCGCCCTACAGTGATTGGCTCAAGCGGCAGTACATCACGGCCATCGAATGGACCGGGAACGCAGCCAAATCGCCCGGCACCACGGTGTCCGCGTCCTCCCAGAAAGCCTCGGCACAAAGCCCGGAGAAGGCCCGCGACGGCTACGCCTGGGGATCCCCCATGGATGCAACCCGGGAATGGGTCACCAACGGAGGGAAGGCCGGAAGCTGGATCCAATACAACTTCTCCCCCGCGCGCACCATCAACGCCGTGACGCTCTTCGACAGGCCGGTAGCCAGCGACCAGGTGACGGGCGGCAACCTGCAGTTCTCCGATGGCAGCACCGTCCCGGTTCCCGCACTGCCCAACAACGGCTCGGGCCTGACCGTCAACTTCCCGGCCCGGACGGTGAGCTCCCTGCGGTTCAACATCACCGCCGTCAGCGGCTCCACCACCAACGTGGGCCTGGCCGAATTCGAGGCCTACATCACCGCTGACACGGTCGCTCCCATAGTGACAGCCACGCCTGAGGGCGGAACATATAACGTAGGCCAGAAGGTCACCCTGTCAACCAATGAGCCCGGGACCATCTACTACACCACCGATGGGTCCACGCCCACGACGTCGACGCCAACGAAGGTGAGCTACCCGAACACGGCAAGCATCACCATTGACGGCCCCAAGACCCTGAAGTACTTCGCAGTGGACACCGCAAACAACGCATCCGCAGTGGCCACCCAGACCTACTCCACGGGACCGGACACCACCAAACCCGTGGTGACAGCGAACCCGGCAGGAGGAGCCTACGCCGCCGGCACGTCGATCACTTTGACGTCCAATGAGCCCAACTCGGTGATCAAGTACACCAAGGACGGCACGGATCCGCTGAGCGCGGGGATCGTGTACACCTCGGCCATCACCTTTGACGGTCCGGATCCAATGGTCCTCAAGTACTACGCCACCGACCCTGCCGGCAATGCCTCCGATGTTGCCTCGCAAACATACACCGTGCCACCTGACACCACGCCTCCCACAGTGACGGCGAATCCCACCGGCCGCGCGCTGCCCAGCGGAGCAACTATCGCACTTTCGGCCAACGAGGCAGGAGCCAGCATTTACTACACCACGGACGGCAGCACGCCGACTGCCACGGAAAGTGCAACGAACATCAAATACGCCTCCCCGATCGTGATGGGCAACTCCGCCCTGGTGCTCAAGTACATCGGAGTGGACACCGCCGGCAACACATCCGCCGTAGGTACCCAGACCTACAGCGTTCCCGCAGCCGGTCCGCCGTCGGCCCATGATTTCGACGGTGACGGCAAAGCCGACGTCCTGGCCTCCGATGCGACGGGAAACCTGTACCTGTACCCGGGTGACGGCGCTGGCGGCTTCCAGGCCAGGAAGGTTGCCGTACCGGCCTCGGACTGGTCAACGGGGACTGACGCCATCACTCCCGGTGACTTCAACCGGGACGGCAAGGCCGACGTCGTGGCCCGCGCCGGAGATGTCCTGTGGCTGTACCCAGGGGACGGGGCCGGTGGCTTCGGTGCCCGCTCGCAGATCAGTACCGGCTGGAGTGCCATGACCCAGCTGTTCTCCCCCGGGGACTTCAGCGGTGACGGCATTCCCGACATCATGGCCCGGCGCAGCACCGGGGACCTGCGCCTCTACGCAGGAAACGGCAGCGGTGGCCTCCGGACGCCCACCACGGTGGGAACGGGCTGGAATGTCATGAATGCAATCTTCAGCACCGGGGACTTTAATGGAGATGGTAAAGCAGACGTGCTGGCCCGGCGTGCGGATACCGGCGCACTCTGGCTCTATCCCGGTGACGGAGCCAGCGATTGGTTGCCGTGGACGCAGATCTCCGCGGGTTGGGACAACAGAACATCGATGGCAGGGCCCCGGGACTTGGACGGTGACGCCAAGAATGACGTCCTCGGCCGCATCGGAGACACCCTGTGGCTGTATCCGGGCTCGGGCAGCGGAACGTTCAGAAACGTTCCCCCCACCAGCCTGGGTACCGGTTGGCAGGCGATGAAGATCATCGCCTGA